Genomic window (Cellulosilyticum lentocellum DSM 5427):
ATAGAACACCAAGATACAAAGATAAAGGCTTAATCACTTTAAGATATTAATAGAAAGTATTGCTAACAAAAATGATACAAAAAACACGATTTCATCGGGCTATATTAATCCTTATGAAATCGTGTTTTTTATTTGTTTTGCTCTATCTGATTAACTTTATTACCTTCAATCTCAGATTTTAGCGTTTCTACTTCTAGGTTTGTTAGTTTTCTCCACTCACCATAAGCTAATGGGCCTAAAGCGATATTTAATAAACGAATACGCTCTAATCGCACAACGTTATAGCCAAAAGCTTTTGTCATTCTTCTAATTTGGCGATTCATACCTTGAGTCAGTATAATGCGAAAAGTATCCTCATTTATAGCACTCACCTGGCAAATCCTTGTGATAACACCATCTCCTAAGTTAACCCCTTGACTCATTTTATGAAGAAAATCCTCTTCGTAGGGGCGATCTACTTGCACCATATATTCCTTTTCATGTCCCTTTTCTGCTTCTAATATATCGCTAGCTAAATCTCCATCATTGGTTAACAAAATAAGTCCCTGTGAATCTTTATCAAGTCTTCCCACTGGAAATAAATATGCTGGATAATTCATATAACGGATAATATTATCCTTCACTCCCTCCGCTGCTGTACAAACAATACCAACTGGCTTATTTAAAATAATATAGAGACGCTCTTTCTCTTTAACTGGTCTATCATCTAATAAAATCTCATCCGTTTCTTCTACCCATTGTCCTGGTATGCAAAGCTGACCATTCACCTTCACACGTCCTGCTACAATCAGCTGATGTGCCTGACTTCTAGAACAGATGCCTTTGTTACTTAGTAATTTATTAATACGCATAGTTTGTACCCCCTCTTGCATTTTATCATTTTTTTAATGCTTTATACAAATAGGTAGATACTTATAAGCAAAAGTAAAAATAAAGAAAAGGGATTCAAACTATAAGCACTTTTGCTCATAGTTCGAATCCCTTTTGCGTTAGTTATAAAGTTATTAATGATTATTTTTTGTGTTATGATTCCAATGCTTTTTAAAGTCAGTAGCTTTAGTTCCTGGATCTACTTCTAAACCACCTTTACTTCTACTTTTTTGAGACCCTTGTTGTGGCACTAGCTTTTTGGTTACTTCATCCACTTATTTCACCTCAGATTGTTTTGCCATTTTTTCTTTGTAACGCTGAAGTCCTGTTTGAGGGCGTTTCTTTTGTTCGTCTTTACTGAAGGCTTCAGCAGCAGCAGGGGTAAAACTTGCAAAACCTTTTTCTTTTGCCATACGATTTCCTCCATTAATAATAAATTACACCTTTAGTATGAAAAGATTTAGGAAAAATTATTTATATCATAAGCCTGTTTGTTTTTCCCATATTGTAAATCTACTTCTATTTTTATTGCAGATTGATTACCTAAAGTATTTAAGTATAAGGCGATTCGCTTTTCATCTAAGCCATTAATGGCAAACGCATATTGCTTATTTCCAGTAATTACTATAAGCTTCATGTTCTTTCCAATAGCTAATAATTGTATCTTATGCACTTGTTTTAAATCAATATGTACCTCTTTTCCTATTACACGATAAACAATTAAAGCTTCATCATTAATAGTTACTTTATAATTATTACAAGATATATTAACCAATAAAACAATTCCTAATAGCATGGCTGCTAAATAGGTCAGATTAATATTGGGAAAAGCTTCTATCATATATAAAACAGGTATAATAGCGTATAAACTTAATAAAAGAAAGGCACTTTTTCTGCAGTCAAATGTCATTTGTTTTTCCTATTGTATGACCTGAACTACCAAGGCTTCAGCTTGGCACGGATAAGATTCTAAAACGCCACCTAATAATTTTATTTTAATCTGCATAC
Coding sequences:
- a CDS encoding pseudouridine synthase, giving the protein MRINKLLSNKGICSRSQAHQLIVAGRVKVNGQLCIPGQWVEETDEILLDDRPVKEKERLYIILNKPVGIVCTAAEGVKDNIIRYMNYPAYLFPVGRLDKDSQGLILLTNDGDLASDILEAEKGHEKEYMVQVDRPYEEDFLHKMSQGVNLGDGVITRICQVSAINEDTFRIILTQGMNRQIRRMTKAFGYNVVRLERIRLLNIALGPLAYGEWRKLTNLEVETLKSEIEGNKVNQIEQNK